A stretch of the Engraulis encrasicolus isolate BLACKSEA-1 chromosome 19, IST_EnEncr_1.0, whole genome shotgun sequence genome encodes the following:
- the slc66a3 gene encoding solute carrier family 66 member 3, translating to MEQDTLLHFANFSTLVFCMVLKFPQIFVVMRAKSTTGVSLNSLLLELTGFIVFVRYQMYYDYPPPTYLEYPILIAQDVMLLLLFIHYNGNLKQGLVYALVFVGAWHVLTINKMIIDLAMSLCTFISAGSKFAQLQCLWASKDSGQVSALTWSMATYTCTARIFTTMVTTGDTQVLIRFVVMTLLNVWVTATVLYYRPKSSAKKQD from the exons ATGGAGCAAGATACATTATTGCATTTTGCCAACTTCAGCACATTAGTCTTCTGCATGGTTCTCAAGTTTCCGCAAatatttgtggtgatgagagcgAAATCCACTACTGGCGTGAGCCTGAACAGTTTACTCCTGGAACTCACTGG GTTCATTGTGTTTGTTCGGTACCAAATGTACTATGATTACCCACCTCCTACCTACCTGGAGTATCCCATTCTCATCGCTCAAG acGTGATGCTGCTTCTGCTCTTCATACATTACAACGGAAACCTGAAGCAAGGACTCGTCTATGCTCTTGT ATTTGTGGGAGCTTGGCACGTCCTGACTATAAACAAGATGATCATCGATCTTGCAATG AGCCTGTGCACCTTCATCAGTGCTGGCAGTAAGTTTGCGCAGCTCCAGTGTCTGTGGGCGTCCAAAGACTCCGGGCAGGTCAGTGCCCTCACCTGGTCCATGGCAACCTACACCTGCACGG CGAGAATTTTCACTACAATGGTGACAACGGGTGATACTCAAG TTCTCATCAGGTTCGTCGTCATGACTCTTCTGAACGTGTGGGTCACTGCAACCGTTTTGTACTACAGGCCCAAGAGTAGTGCCAAGAAGCAAGactaa